In Micropterus dolomieu isolate WLL.071019.BEF.003 ecotype Adirondacks linkage group LG01, ASM2129224v1, whole genome shotgun sequence, the sequence TGCCACACTGAGTACAAGTGAAGTAAGTTCTGtcataaaaacatgaacacttTAACCTGAGTTCATGACTCGGCTTTTAAATATGGCGGCCGATTAACAAGCGTGTCCCACGAAGCCGACACACGTGCAACTTCGGACATCGTGGTCATTCGtgagttttggcgtgctggaacAAGGCTTCGATCGAACTATCTTCCCTTCCTGAAGCTATGAACTCACCATCACATCCAACTTTTTAAGACTGTCACCATTTATTTAACCAAttcttttgtttcctttattGAATCTTGGGGAAACTTTTAACTGCATTTGTGCCAAtaacttgttttgtttatgtaattTTATCAATTTGAATGGATTGAATGTACCTTTTTATGCATTACTTCACCTCGTGTAAAGTGATGGATCAATGCGGTCAGAgattcacaaagaaaaaaacaaaccgtTCCGATAGAGTTATGATGTCGTGTTCTGACTAAATAAAAGACCTTCCACCTGAGAAATATAGAAACGAAATGACAAATCTACTAACGAGTAAAAGATGgacatcattaaaaaaaagaccaTCAGCCAAAGTAATTTGTCCAAAACataagtttgtgtgtttttctgctgaggctgacaggaagtgaaatGGTGGAGGTGAAAAGTTTTCTGGGTCGCGACGGCTGGACGGCCTTAGCGAGGAGGAAGCGGCTTCATCTGCAGGTCGTCGTAGGTATCTTTAGTAGCCGTGCTCAGATCCTGAAGAGATAGAGAAAAGTTTGTTCGTTCGAGGAAATACGCCAGATGGAAAGTGTGTCTTGATGGTTTAactgataaaacatttttctttccacTCACCTGGTAAACCTGCTCGTTCTTTCTGTGACGctgaagaaacaaacaacaaatatgtcaaCAGCAAATCTCTGACATTAAATCATTCAATAAATGATAGAAAACTCTAATTAAATAAGATTCAATTTAATAATTAGAGCTTGTAAAAGTGTTGGTAAAAGTATTCAAAATAGTTCTGCTCACCTCTCTTTTAACAGGAAGCTCCTTATATTCTCCATCAGTGTTACGTTTGTTCAAGCCCTGAATATATAAAAACTCACATATTACAATccagtacatttttatttacgtagcacatttaaaaaccagGTTTACAAACTGCTGCACAGGGAgtataaaacatctaaaaacaatatataatattattaacaggACATTATCTATGAAATCTTAATTAACAATCATTTTATACGTTGATAAAACGACTaacttctgttttaaaacaaacaaaacaagagtgTGAGAGTTTGTTACCGTGTAGGTGTCATCCCTGCGGTTCTATgacacataaagaaacagaaCAGGTAGATTGTTGAACATATTCGGTTCTGTTGAATAaagtgtttcttgtttttttactaGTAATGTTTCAGGGTTCTTTCATGATAAACAGGGTTCTTTCAGTGTCTTTCCCAGTTTTAGCTTCAGGATTTTCACTGTTCTTTTGTGGGTCTTTTTAGGTTCTTGGTTCTTTCTGCATCATGAGTTTGTTGTTGAGTTGTGGGGTTCTCCAGAGTCCTTTACACAAATCTTGATACAACCCCATGTTCTTAAGCATTATATAAAAGTTCTTGTGGTTCTTTTTTGGACTGTGTGTGGTTCTCTAAGGATTTATTAGAAACATTTCTTAAGAGTTATTTCATACTGTCATGGTTCTTCAAGGTTCTTTCAAGTTTCCTGAATGAATCTCGATGAAccatgaaaaacacaaagaaccTTGAGAGAACTGTGAAAGAACCCTAAAGTTACACAATAATAGTCGTTGCTGCAAGATAGTGATCCATGTCATAAAACAGCGTTCTGTTCTCTAGAAGCAACACCGTAAACGTTCTCCATGGAGAACCACACACTGCTACGGGGAACTTTCTGAAATACAGTGCAAGCAAAACAGCAGATATTTTATATCGGTGAGACTCACTCTTCCTCTCTCGGGGTCTCCTCTGTGGTTCAGCGGGGCGTAACCTGCAGTGTCCTGACCAACCAGATcctgaacacaacacaaacgCCAtcaaacagcaacatcaagatgAAGGTTTATCTTCTTTATACTCGAGATTTtgctcctgtgtgtgtctgttaatgCACATTTTTATCTCTCTGAAAAGCTGAAACAGGAAACGGACAGTTTCTCGTTCcacattataaaacaaatatacttCAGCGGAAGCAGCTGTTCATAAGTTCAAACACGTCCTCTATGCAGAACGATATTAAAACAGGTTTTACTTAAAGATGAGTTGTTACTAAATATACAGCCACTAACTTCCAGGTGTAACTGATAAACGTTAGCGTGCTAATGTCTGAGCAAAAGAGGTCATTTAGAGCACGGTCGACATCTCTGACCAGAAACTTAATGAATGCTGTTTGAACACTACTAATTAAACTAGTACATTTACAAAGATTTATCTTTTAGCCTCTTAAAAGAGTAGTTTCTGGAAGTTATGCTAGCTCCTGGTAGtacagtgacttcctgtttgcAAGGTCGATTGCTCTTGACTTGACGGCG encodes:
- the LOC123972320 gene encoding T-cell surface glycoprotein CD3 zeta chain-like; protein product: MELQTWISGLLVLASVFPPAEALSPYDPRMCYLLDGFLGLYGLIITGMFIREKFFRPKGKATEDSIYSDLVGQDTAGYAPLNHRGDPERGRNRRDDTYTGLNKRNTDGEYKELPVKRERHRKNEQVYQDLSTATKDTYDDLQMKPLPPR